ATTGGATGACAAAAATTATAGCGTATTTCTCAAGTTTATTTGGTGGTTTCACCGGTTTTTAGTATTATCCTGTGAAAATGTTGGAAATACTAACAGAAAAGCATATAATGAAACTAGATTTTCATATTGCCACAAAAAAGGATGAGAAAGTATGAACATAGTTCTTTTGTCGAGTATTGTTGCCGTTTGTATGGCTGTTGGTGCGATGTTCATTCGTTTAAAAGCAGCGAAGAAACCTGCAACATTGAAAAAAATCATTCTCCCACCATTTTTTATGAGTACGGGAGCATTGATGTACATTTTTCCGGAATTTCGCCTAACGCCAGCAGAAATGTTAGAAGCAATCGGTGTAGGTTTGTTTTTCTCAATTTTTCTTATTAAAACATCTAAATTTGAAGTGCGTGGACAAGAAATTTATTTAAAACGCTCCAAAGCTTTCGTATTTATTTTAATTGGTTTGCTCGTGGTACGTATTGTCTTTAAAACATATTTAAGTCAATCGCTTGATTTAGGGCAACTAAGTGGTATGTTCTTCTTACTTGCTTTTGCAATGATTGTATCTTGGAGAATCGCAATGTATCGCTCATTCACGAAATTGCAAAAGGAAATGGAAAAAGAAGATGGATTTTATAATGAGAAAGATATGAAATTAACGTAAAAAACCTCAAGATTCCTTGAGGTTTTTTATTATGTTAACCGAGAAGTTCCCCTCCTCTAAGCGAAGTGAAGGTAGGGGGAGGTCAATTAGCCAGCAGTGATTGATAACGGGAATAGTCAATTTGCTTTTCTTGTAATTTTTTAATTAAAAACTTATGATCTCGTTTTGGAGTTGCTACAATATATCCTTTAATAATTAAATCTTCAGTTATTTTTGTGGCTTTTTCTTTTAACGCTAGCTCTCCGATTTTACCAGCAATTTTAGATCTTGCGACATCGCGGAAAAGTTCAGGGACCGGACTTACAAGTTCTTCTAATAATTGTTTTTGCTCATCATCCCATAAATGCCGTGTGTGATCGATATAGTGTTGTTCCCAATCTAAAATAGACATGCCGTCTTCTTTCGGTAGGCGTTTTAAGAATTTTCGG
This sequence is a window from Bacillus pseudomycoides DSM 12442. Protein-coding genes within it:
- a CDS encoding CcdC family protein; the encoded protein is MNIVLLSSIVAVCMAVGAMFIRLKAAKKPATLKKIILPPFFMSTGALMYIFPEFRLTPAEMLEAIGVGLFFSIFLIKTSKFEVRGQEIYLKRSKAFVFILIGLLVVRIVFKTYLSQSLDLGQLSGMFFLLAFAMIVSWRIAMYRSFTKLQKEMEKEDGFYNEKDMKLT
- a CDS encoding DUF2621 domain-containing protein encodes the protein MLEGWFSWFIVTWTVILLGLMSIGGYFMFRKFLKRLPKEDGMSILDWEQHYIDHTRHLWDDEQKQLLEELVSPVPELFRDVARSKIAGKIGELALKEKATKITEDLIIKGYIVATPKRDHKFLIKKLQEKQIDYSRYQSLLAN